Below is a genomic region from Methanosphaera sp. ISO3-F5.
GTTTATAATATTCTTCGGGGTTTGTTTCTACTGTAATTACTTCTTTATTTTTCATATTTTTGAAAAAGGTGGTATGTGGATAATCCCAGAAATTATTTGTAAAAATGTAATCATTGTATTTAATGATTCCAAATATTGATTCAAAGAACATATCCATAATTAAATAATCAATATTATCATTTAATTTGTTGAAATAGGACTTGTTTAAATCCTCTTTAATTATGCTGGTACTATATTTATAATCGGGCACATTATCTGGTATTTCAATTGATTTTTCATTAAATGGAACTGGTTTTGACATTAAACTAATCAAAGATGTTCTTACACCATGTACGCAGCGTTTAAAATATTCTTTATAATTGGAATTATGTGCACTTCTAAAATTATCTGCTGAAATACATGATCCGAAAAAAGCTAAGTTGATCATAAAATCACTCAATTATATTTTTAGTAATCTAATTATTTCATCTGCAATTTTATTCATTCCATAATCTGTGTAATGGCATCCATCTATACACACATAATCATACTCATCTTCTTCAAAAATATTTTTTTGATTTAGAAGTACTGTATTCTCATTATTTGTGATAGCATTTTTATAAGTATTTTTAACTATCTCATCATATGGATCGAGTCCTTTCCAATTATTAAAATTTGATGATGTCATTAAAATAATTCTTATTCTTGGATGATATTCTCTTATTTTTTTATAAAATTTTTCATATCTACTTTCGAATTCATATTTATTAAATGCATTTCTTGTATAATCAATAACTATTCCTGAACAATTAAATTTACCAATTAAATCTGCCATTTCTTCAGAGCCTCTACAACATAAAGAAATTGATAAATTTAATATATTTTTATCTAATTTTTTACTTATCATATTTGGAAAAGTATTACTACTTCTTGAAGCTGCAGCACCTTGGGTAATTGAATTTCCATAAAATATTATTGGGATATTTTTCTTTCCATCATATTCTATCGGAAAAATATTAGATTTTTTTTCAATACCTATATACATTTCTTCGATTACATTATAACTTGGTAAAAATATGCATAAAAATCCATTTAATGAATTATTTATAATTTCTGCAAACAAATTTTCTCCGTCTTTTGGTGAAAAAACAGTTCTATGAATATATTCATTGTTTATAACATTATAAACATCAAAACCCATAGAATTCCAATTAACCATCTTATGATAGCCCCATTTTCGTTTTAATCTAATTTTAAATATTATTTTCGATGAATCCGTTTTAAAACGAATTCTAACACCACAAGGAGATTTATTTAAATTATTCATTTCTTGAACAGCAACTTCTCCAAATTGTTTCATTTCTTTTTGAACAACCGGAGGAAATTTATTAAAATCTACTATATTATTACAAGTATTCACTAATCCAAAAAAATATTCTGGATGTTCCATAAAATTAATGAATACATATTCATCTTCATTAATGTTTAATATTTTATCATTTATATTTTCAAGGTATTGCATTTTAAATCTCCTTTATTATATTTGAAAATTTTTTATATAACATTATGTTTCCTGTGTCATTAATGTAATAATTACTTGAAGTACATATATCTTTATTATTTGAATCATATAGTTCTGAAAAGTTGAAATATTTAATTTCTTTATATTTTTTTGTTGTTTTTTTGATGTTGGTGATTTTTTGTTTTTTTGTGTTGTTGATTGTTGACCAGCAGATTATATTTTGTGTTTTTAGAGTTAGTTGTTGTAGTATTTCGTTTAAATTTTCTTGTACTATTGAATCATCTTGGTTATAATAATCTATTTCGAATATTATTAAGTCATATTTTTTTATGTTATTGTTTTTTAGGTAGTAATTTATTTTGTCTAAGTAATTTCTATTGTTGAATGTTATTGTGTCGATTTTGTGTTTTGTTTTTCTTTTTAATATGTTGGGGAACATTGTTCCGGTTGTTGTGCATCCAATTCCATAGCTGTGAATTCCGCCTAGTATTAGTATGTTTTTTTCGTAGTTTGGTTGGTTGTTTTTTATTTCTTTTTGGTTATCTATTTCTATTGATATGTTGGTTAGGTTGCTTAGTATTGGTCCGTAAATTATGTATTCATGTTCTTTGTTGTCATTTATCATTTGTGTTAAGTCGATTGTTTTTTCATTATATCTGGCGTATGTTTCGATGTTGTACCATTGGTTATTTTTTTTATATAGTATTGTTAGTCCTTCTCTTGCGGTTATTCCAACATGGGGGTAGTTTCCTGTATTTTTATTTTTGACGTTGTATTTTATTGTTATTTTGTTTGCGTTTGTTTTGAAGTTGAATGGTTCGTTTTTTTGTATTATGTTTTGGTTTGGGTGAATTTCGTATTTTAATATTTTTTTATCTTTTGTTTCTATTATTTTGTTTGTTGTGTTTGTGTTTTTATTCATGTTTTTCATCCCATAACATGTTTTGAGTTTGATTTATAACGATTACATCATAGTTTTTTTCTATATAATCCTCGAATCTTTTTATCATAGGATTATGAATTTCATTTAATTTATTAAATGGTTCATCAAATATAATATTTTTATTTGAATTTAAACCCCAAGGAGTTAATTTTACTTTATTTAGTATTATTGTTATGTTTGGGTGGTCTTTTTTCATTTTTTTGAAAAATTGGTCGCAACTTTTTGTCCATAGTTTATAATATTCTTCGGGGTTTGTTTCTACTGTAATTACTTCTTTATTTTTCATATTTTTGAAAAAGGTGGTATGTGGATAATCCCAGAAATTATTTGTAAAAATGTAATCATTGTATTTAATGATTCCAAAAAAGGATTCAAAGAACATATCTATAATTAAATAATCAATATTATCATTTAATTTATCAAAGAATGTTTTGTTCAAATCATCATAAATATAACTTTTACGTGATAAATAATCTGTAATAGACTCAGGTATATCTATATATTTTTTGTCAAATGGGACAGCTTTTGATGTTAAACTAATCATAGACATTCTTACTCCATGTAGTTCACGATTAAAATATTCTTTATAGTTTGGATTAAAGATACTTCTGAAAGTATCGATAGAAGCACATGATCCGAAAAAAGCTAAGTTAATCATATATTCACCTAATTATTTTTTATCCAAGCATAATTTCTTTGACAATTATTATTATCTGAAAATTTGTAGAATTTTTCTACTCTTTCTTTATATTTTGACTTCATTAAACAATTATTTTCTAAATATTTTCTTATAGTCTCGATTAGCAAGTCCTCTGTTTTAATAATCTCTCCAAAGCCCATATTTTCATAATTAAAATAACTTTTTTTAGTATCAAAATTAAACTGTTCATAATATTGATAATATATTATAGGTTTCTTTAAATATGCAAAATCAAAAGATACTGATGAATAATCAGTAATTAATAAAGATGATTCTCGGAATAATTTATCGTATGGAATGGAAGTTCCATTAATAACCTCTTTAGGAATTTCTAATAAATGGATATATTTCTGAAGATTTGGATGTGGTTTAAACACTAATTTATATCCATTGTTATGCAATATTTCAAATAATTTTTTATTATTTAATAATTTTTTTAAATTTTTAAAATATGTTGAAGATAACAATTCCTCTTTATTATCATCATTATTTCGCCAAGTTGGAACTAATAATATTTGCTTTTTAATATCTTTTTTGTTTGTTTTCAATAAATCGTGTCTAGGAAATCCTAATATTTTTATAATATTTTCATTATACCCATATCCTGAATTTATAAATGAATCATGTTCATATTTTGAAACAGTTGAAATTAAAGATAAATTTTTTTCATATCTTTTTAACCAAGTTGAAACATTGTTTACTGTAACTCCATGTTGAATAAAGTATTTTTTTGCAGTAGTTAACCCACAATAATATGAATAATAAGGATAAAATGGATTATGTACTTCTTCATCAGGATGTGAAACTATTATTTTATCAGCAAATAAATATAATAATTTATGTTTTAAACTATTATATTTGATGATGTGTTTCTTATGTTTTAATTTTGAATAATCTTCACTATTTTCACTAATTACATAAAATTTCATTATGTTATCCTTTTGATTAATAGCATAATTAAATAATGCTTCAGAATTATCTCCAGCTAGATTTATTCTATCCATAAAAATCCATATATTTTTCAAATATTTAAAATATTTAATTATAGGGAACAATAGTAAATAGATAAGTCTTAGTTTATAAGTATGTTTAAATACAGGATTATCATTATTTTTAAATTGTTTTAATGTATCTTTTTCTAATTTTACTAATTTTTTATATGAATAAGGATATATTTTGAAAGAATTATTTTCATATGTTAATATAGTATCTTGATAAATTGAATACTTATTATATTTTGATATATTACAAAATTTATTAAAGTTAATACCTACATTTACAGTTTTTAAATTATCTTTTGAAAAATCTTTTTTATTCTTATTTTTATGATAATTCAATTCTAGATTTACACTATTAATTTCAGCAGAGTCTAAAGGTATTTCTATTTCAAAACTTGAGTTATATTTCCATATTTTTGATAAAAATTTTTTATCTTTACGTAATGTATAAAAAATAGGTTTTGATATATACCTTTCTTGATTATTTTTTATAGCAGATATTGAAAGATGTTCCCGATTAAAATATGAATTAAATAATCCTGAAATTAGTAATTTTGATTCCTTGATTTCTATTATATCTAACCAAATTTGATGAGTTTTTAATTGATCTAAAACAATTTTGTTTGTTTTAAGTTTAACATTATTATTTTCGATAATAATTTTTTGTCCATTTTTTAGAGTATAAAAAAATTTTTTTAAATCTTTGTTTTTAATATTAAAATTATTTAGAATAACTTCATTTTCTATATAATTTAAGATTATATTTAAATAATATAAAAATTCTTCATGTTCCATATCATCTTTAAATACATTTATGTCTGATATATTTAAAATCCATTGAATATCATACGCCATCATGTATTGAATGAAATATGGTATATGTAACTCATAGTCTAAACAATATTTAATTAAATCTAAAAAATGATATTTTAGTCTAGGAGTATAATGTAAAAAATTGTTTCCCATAGTATCCAATGTTGATTTTTCATTTTCTCTTCTTCTATAGAAATATTTTGATGAATTAATGACACCCAATGTTTTTTTATTTAATAATATTTTGTTTATTACATTTGCATCTTCAGAACCCATAAATCCTGTCTTAAATCTAATATTTTCAAACATTTCCGATTTAATAAATGTTGAAGATATAGTTAATTGGGGATTGTTTGGTTCTTTTAAAAGATCAATTACTCTTTCTTTCTTAAATTTATAATTTAATATGTGAGGAGAGTTGGTTCTTCCAAATTGATATAAGGGGAGTGCGACAACATCTGTTTCATCAGAATGCTTTTCAAAGAAATTATAAACATCTTTGAAACAATTATAACTTAAATAATCATCACTATCTAAAAAATTAACATATTTTCCTTTAACATGGTTTAATCCATAATTTCTTGCACTTGATTGCCCTTGGTTTTCTTGTTTTAATGATAATATATTATCTGGATATAACTGTTGATATTTATCAATAATTTCTTGGGATGAATCAGTACTTCCATCGTTTACTAAAATTAATTGTACATTATGTACAAAACCAATTGATTGTGTTATTATGGATTGAATCGCATCATCTAAATATTTTTCAGTATTATAAATGGGCATAACTACTGTGAACTCTTTAAATGAATCTTTTTCTTTAAATGTTTCATAAGTATTGGATAATAATAATTTTTTTGTTCTATTTCTAATTTTAATATCTAATTCATTTATATTTAGTTTATATTCATCTTCATCTGTTTTGTTGAAGGATATAATGCTACTAAAATCTTCTTTAAGAAGTTCCCAAAATTCTGATTTATATTTGGGTGCAGTCTGTGAATATCTTGTTAAACAACCATTAATCATTTTATTATATAATTGTTTTTTATATATTTTTAAACGATCTTTTTTAATGAAAATGTCTCTAATATGTTTAAAAACTTTTACAATGTCTTTATAATTATTGTCTGAATTAGATGTTACAGTAGATCCATATCGATTAATTCGATATGTATATAATGGTTCTTCAATTACTGACATTCTAATAGCATTTAAATATATATTATAGAAAAATACTTCATCTTCAAATATTATATTTTCTGGAAATTTAATATTCTTGTTTAATAAAAAATTTTTATTATATAATTTATTAATAGGGGTAACTGATATTTCATTAGTAAATTCTAAGGTGTGCCAATGATTAAAAACTGGTTTTTTAAAGTTATCAAAACATTTTAAAGAATAATACCAATCATTTGTATTTTCCTTTTTAGTAATATCATCATATGTCTTAACAGCACACATTACAATATCTAAATCTTTTTGTATAGCTTTTTCATATAACTTTTTAAACATATCTTTATCAATGAAATCATCACTGTCTACAAAACCTATATATTTTCCAATTGCATGATCAATACCTAAATTTCGAGCAATTGCTTGACCTTCATTTTTCTTTGAAATAATTTTTATTCTAGAATCTTCTTTAGCATATTTCTCAATAATTTTTAAAGAATTGTCTGTTGATCCGTCATCAATACAAATTATTTCTATTTCTTTTAATGTTTGATTTATAACACTTTTTAAGCATTCGTCTAAGTATTTTTCAACATTATATACTGGGATAATTATGGAGACTTTGATATTTTCGTTATACTTTTGATTATTATTAATTATTTTCTTTAAATGAGTATTGTCAATAGAATTATATTCATTAAATTTGATATTTTTAAACAGATTTATGAAATCTTCATTTATATATTCTGTTTTTATTAAATTTTTTTCATCGATATGTTCTAGAATTTTTTTAATGTTATTATATATTTGTGGAAAATTGTTTAATAAATAATTTAAATTTGCATTTAAAATGAATTCCTTTAAATCATATAAAATGTTTTCTTGAATGAATGTTGGAACATTTTTAAATTCATTTAAACATTTATCTAATAATTTTAAATGACATTCATCAAATCTTTTAGAATAATACTTTTTATCAAATATTATGCTATCAGAAATTCCTAAAAAGTCCATATGTTTTCTGTAATAATACTTTGCTTGATTTATAAAACAAACATTGCTATTATACAATAAATAAGTATTTACGAATAAAAAATCTTCTGAAAAATTTAAATTTTCGTTAAATGTAATGTTATTTTTTTCTATTTTTGCTGAGTTGAAAAATGTATTTGTTACAGAAGTAACTGGATAAGGATACTCCTCTTTTAAATTGAATACTTTGTTTAAATATTTTTTATTTACAATATTTTCTCTGTTTTCTTGTTCAAAATAAATTTTTTTGATTGAAACTAAATCCACATTTGTACTATTAAAAGTATTATACACTTCTTCTAGACAGTTTTCAGACAAGTAATCATCACTATCTAAAAAATTTATATATTCTCCCTTAATGTATTTTAGGCCCTGATTTCTTGCATTTGATTGTCCTTGATTTTCTTGTTTTATTGTTACAATATTGTCTGGGTATAATTTTTTATAGTAATCTATTATATTTTGTGAAGAATCTGTACTTCCATCGTTCACTATAATTAATTGGACATTGTTTACAAAACCAATGGTCTGATTTAAAATAGAATCAATTGATTTATCTAAATAGTTTTCAGAATTATAAACACTCATTATAATTGAAAATTTAAATGGAATACTGTTATTTGAAGGTATATCCTCAAAATTAATGAAAATCACCACGATTAATAATTAAAATGTTTTTAGAAGTTAGTTATATATACTATAACAAATGCATCGTTTTTTTATAATTTTAATATAATATAGAAAAATTTCATACTAAAATAAACTATTGATTAAATCTCTTTGTTCAGTATATAATTTGTTATATTAAGCTATAACGAAATAAATAAATACGAAACATTGTTAAATTTCATTAAATTAAATAATTTTAATTAATTTCAAAAAAAAAATTGATATAACATATTAATTTAATTAAAAAATTAAAAGATATTTATCCTTCAAAAACAGTTCATACAATCTTTTAATATTTATCTTAAAGTATAAGTTTAAATAGGGAATAAAATATTTTTTAAATAACATTTCGATGAGATATAAATAGACAAATAATATTTAATTATTACCACATAAAATTAAGATTACATAATTTGTTTGTTAGTAATAACATGAAAAATAGCTAAAATATTATCAAAAGAAGTTATTTAAAATACATAATATTATATATTTATTTTGATAAATGATATATTAGTAAATATTTTAAAGAAATTGTTCGTTATAGCTTAATATAACGAAATGAAATAAAAACTAATAATTTTATAATATATTATTAATTTAAAGGAAAATAATTTATTTTTTAAAAGAATGTTTTTTCTGTAATTATTTAATATTTTTTTTTATTTGGTTTGATTATTTTAAAATTAATTAAATAAGAGGTTATTTAATTGTATGATTTATCTATAATATTAATGGGAAATGATGATGAAAAAATTAAAAATATTATTGAATCAATCCTAGAAAATAATGATAAAAATGATTTAGAAAAAATAGAATTCATTATTAATAATGATTTAGCATATGCTAATCTTAATAAAAGGGACTTATTTTATTTAAATATTAACTTAATTAATTCTAAAGATTCTTTTAATGGTTATAATCAAGCATTAAATAATGCAAAAGGATCTTATTTATTTTTTCATGATTTAAATGATACTCTATTTAATTATTCTATTAATTTAATGATTTCTAGTATAAAAAATAAGGGTAATGATATTTTAGTGTATGATTATATAAACGTAAATAAAAATGAATATATTCCAAATAAAATATTCTCCTCATCAAATAAAAATTCTGAATTAAATATAAATAATATGGATTTGATATCAAATCATACAATTTTAGGATCCTATCTTTTCAAACGAAAGTTATTAATAGATAATAATATCCAATTTAGGTCATTATTGGATTATAACTTCGTATTCATTATAGAAACTTTATTACACAGTGACAATATTAGTTATTTAAATAAAATTCTTCTTAAACATGGCTTAAAAAATAGATCCAATGATTTTTCTTATTATTTGAGTAAAATTGATACATTTAATTATTTATCTGACTTAATTAATAATGAAGATCCAAATTTTTTAGATTGTTTAACTTATGAATTAATTAATTATATTGAGAACTTTATTAAAAGTGATTTAAGTAAAAGAGAAAGATTTGATATAATTATTTATGGAAGTACTTTTTTTGAAAATTTTGTGGATAAATTGGATAAGAGGTATGATAAATATAATTTATTTTTAAGATTAATCAAACAAAGATTAATAAATGAATCAGTTGAAGTATCCCTTTTATTAAAAAATATAATTACTGAAGATACTGTTGAGTTAATTAATTTAGATAATAGGGAAATAATATTTGTTTTTTATGGATTAGAGTATGAAATAGGTGGAATGGCTAAAGCAATTTTCAATAGAGCGAATATATTAGTTAATCAAAACCTTAACATTACACTAATTAATTTAGAACCGTATGTGAACCATAATATATTAGAAAAATTTCATGATTATAATTTTATTGAAAAAAACTTTCGTAAGTTGGGTTATTTAGATGAAAATCTAAAGTTATTTAATATTTTTGATTATTTATATAAAAAAAATTCTACAGATAAAAATGATACATACCAATCAGATGAGTATAACTTAATCAATAAAAGTAAAAAAGTCAATTTCATTAACGATTACATAATTGAATCTATTGATACACAAGATGATTCAGAAATATACTATTATTATGACTTAAATGACTTTGAAGATAATGAAATAACTGTAATTAAAAAACTTAATACAGCACCAATTCCAACAAACCTGGAAGAATTAAGTATTTCAAAAGATTTTAATAAAAAAATTCTTAAATCCGAATTATATATAGGGGATACATTAAGAATTAGGAACGAGTATCATAAATCAAATTATATACTTTTTGAACGTTTTTATGGTAATGATGGATTTAACTTTTTAACTATTCATCATCATAAAGGTCCTAATTTCATTTTGAAAAACAAGAATAATAAATCAGAAATTTACTTCAAAAGTATACAAGAATTATTTGGTTATTTATTAGAATATTACTGTTTAAGTTCTTCAAATAAACCATTTTTAGTAAATGATTGTTCTGGTCCGATACCTAGTATTGAAAATGTATCTGGTGAAGTAGCATATACTATTGGAAATCTGCATTCTAATCCTTATTTAGAATCTCATTGTTATGGAAGTAAGATGAGGGAAATTTCAATATTAAAAAATATTAAAAAATTAGATTCATTAATAACTCTTACTAATTCAGAACAAAAAGATTTAATTAAAGAATTTAAAACAGATAACATATTCGTTATTCCGAATACATTAGATTTTAAGGAAATAATAGAATTAGACCAGATGAATATTCCTAAAAATAATAAAAAATTTTCAATTTTTGCAAGAATTGCGAGTGAAAAAAATTTATCTGATCTAATTCAAGCATTTGCACAAGTTACTCAAGTAGATCCTGATGTTTTTTTATGTATTTATGGAAGATCTTTAACAGATGATGAAATTAAAGAATATGAAAAACTTAAAAAATTAATTAAAGAATTACATTTAGAAAATAATGTTTTCTTTAAGGGACATATTGAAAATGTATCCGAAGAAATAAGAACATCCATAGCTACATTGCTAGTTTCGGATATTGAAGGTATGCCAATGGTTATCATTGAATCTATGATGAATAAAGTACCTGTAATTAGTTATGATATAAATTTTGGGCCAAGGGATGTAATTACTAATAATGTTGATGGATTTATTGTAAAACAATATGATATAGATGAATTATCTGAAAAGATATTGTATCTATCTAAACATCCGGAATTATCAGAGACTATGGGTATCAAGGCAAGGGAAAATATAATGGAAAATTATTCCTCAGATAAAATTTATACTAAATGGGCAAATGTTTTTCAGAAAACTTATGCAATCAATACACTAAAAAAATATAAGCTATTAACGGATTTAAATGAAAACAGGACTAGAATAAACGAATTAGAAAATAATTTAAACGAATCTAAATTAAAAATAAAACGGGATAATATTCAATTAAATAAAAATATTAATTTATTAAAACATGAAATTGAACAAGAAAATCATAATATAAATATTATTCATCAAGATACGGAACATATAAACACTACTATAAAATATTATCAAGTAAACAGTAAGTTTAAAAGAAAAATTTTATTCTTCCTTCCATTTTTATATATTCTGTACTGTCATAAGGATATAATTTCAACATTTAAATTATATTATAAATTACAAGATAATCCTTGGTTTAATATAGGATATTATTTAGATAAAAATCAAGATATTTCCCGTAAGAAATGGTGTGAATATTTAACGATTGAATTACATTATGTTTGTCATGGATTTTATGAAAAACGATTACCAAATCATGATTATAAAAATAATTTAACTAAAGAACAATTAATTAACATTTTAAAAGAGGATAATAATGTATAAGATTTCAGTAATTTTACCAGTATATAATGTTGAAAAAACTATTAATTCAGCATTTGATTCCTTGTTAAATCAAACAATAGGTTTTTCAAATCTTGAAATAATATTTGTTGATGATTGTTCAACAGATAATAGTGCTAATATTATAAAAAATTTAATGAAAAAATATTCAAACATTAAATATTACAAACTAGATGAAAATAGTGGAGTTGGAGGAAAACCACGTAACCTAGGAATAACATATGCAACATCTAAATATGTCATGTTTTTAGATCCTGATGACACGTATTACGAAGATGCATGTGAATTATTATATGTGAATATGATTAGTAATAATGTGGATATGGTTTCAGGTAATTTTACTATTAAAAAAAATAATACACGAATAAAAGCCGAAAACTTTGAAAATTATATGAATATACATTATGGAACTTATAAAATTCAAAATATTAGAGAAAATACAAGTTTATTAAAATTATCACCTGCGGTTTGGACAAAAATATTTAAGAGATCATTTTTAATTAATAATAAAATAGAATTTTTAGAATATGTGCCAGCTGAAGATTTATATTTTGTTTATAAAGCATTAATAAATGCTAATGGGATAATGTACATTGATGAAAACATAGTATATTATGATACTCGAACAGATGAAAATGAATCCATGTCTGTAACATCAATCCGTAATAATAAAATGTTAATCGGTTATATTTATGCATATAGGAAATTATTCCATTTATTAAACAATTTTGATAATAAGTTAGGTTGGATTGCTTCAATGCATTTATATTTCGGATCTATTCAATTTGTACATAGTACTCTATCCAAATCAGATAAATTAGAATTTCTATCAAATGCCCGAAATTTATATAAAGTATTTATGAATAATGGAAAATTAAAACCATTTAAAAATTATGAGAATTTATTTAAATTAATTTTAAATAACAAACTAATTAACGCTATAAATGTTTCAGAACAAATGAAATATTACTTAGATGAAAATAAAAAGTTAGAAACTGATTTAATATATTATTTATTAATTAATAAAAAAGAGAAAAAAACAAAGTTAGACAATGTCATGAAAAAATATGAATTGTTAAGAAAAAATAATTATGACATTATTTTAGTTGAAATTGATATTAACTCTAAAATTAATAGAAAAAATATCCAAATAAATTATTCTGATCTTGAAATTTCTAATAAACAACTTAATCTAAAAAATAAAAGAATTAGTATTTCAGATAATTCATATATTAACTCTTCTAAAAATACTGCAAATAATCTAATTAATAAACTGTGGAAAAATAAAATATTAAAAGATGAATCTGATCTAGTGTCTTATATAATAAACAGAGAAAATATTGAAACAAACAGAGATTATGGAATAATCAATGAATATAATGACAACATCACTAATTCATTTAATCTAAATTCATATGAAATAACTTTACCAAAGTATGATAAGTCCAATAATTTTTTTAAACAATGGAAAGAATCTCATAAAAATTATTATTGGAATAAGATAAATGATGAATCAAAAATAATTTTATTAAATGAAACAGAAAATAAAAAAAATAATTTACTAAAAGAACTAAATAAATTAGAAAATAATCAATATAAATCCAATTATACGGTTTTAAATAAACTTAAAACGAATAAACATAACACACATAAAATTTTCACGGATATTGATGAAAGATATGCTCATAAAAAAACAACATTAGAATATTATAAATTAAAAAGCAAAATTAAAAAGAAATTACTTTTGTTTTTACCTTACTTATACATTATTTATAAACATGAAAATATACTAACAAATTTTAAATTATACTCATTATTACAGGATAATAATTGGTTCAATACAGGATATTACTTAAATAAAAATTCAGACATTTCCAGAAATAAATGGTGTAAACTATTTACTCCCGAAACACATTATGTATGCCATGGACATAACGAAAAAAGAAAACCTAATCCTAATTATGATATTAATTTAACAAAAAAAGAAATTATTAAACAATTGGAAATAAAGTGATATTATGATAATTATTAAATTAAAAGGTGGTTTAGGAAATCAATTATTTCAATATGCTTTTGCATGTTCATTAGCTCATTCATTACATGTTGAATTATTTTTAGACATTTCCTATTTTTCACATAATGAACCAAGAAA
It encodes:
- a CDS encoding SGNH/GDSL hydrolase family protein; protein product: MQYLENINDKILNINEDEYVFINFMEHPEYFFGLVNTCNNIVDFNKFPPVVQKEMKQFGEVAVQEMNNLNKSPCGVRIRFKTDSSKIIFKIRLKRKWGYHKMVNWNSMGFDVYNVINNEYIHRTVFSPKDGENLFAEIINNSLNGFLCIFLPSYNVIEEMYIGIEKKSNIFPIEYDGKKNIPIIFYGNSITQGAAASRSSNTFPNMISKKLDKNILNLSISLCCRGSEEMADLIGKFNCSGIVIDYTRNAFNKYEFESRYEKFYKKIREYHPRIRIILMTSSNFNNWKGLDPYDEIVKNTYKNAITNNENTVLLNQKNIFEEDEYDYVCIDGCHYTDYGMNKIADEIIRLLKI
- a CDS encoding SGNH/GDSL hydrolase N-terminal domain-containing protein; its protein translation is MNKNTNTTNKIIETKDKKILKYEIHPNQNIIQKNEPFNFKTNANKITIKYNVKNKNTGNYPHVGITAREGLTILYKKNNQWYNIETYARYNEKTIDLTQMINDNKEHEYIIYGPILSNLTNISIEIDNQKEIKNNQPNYEKNILILGGIHSYGIGCTTTGTMFPNILKRKTKHKIDTITFNNRNYLDKINYYLKNNNIKKYDLIIFEIDYYNQDDSIVQENLNEILQQLTLKTQNIICWSTINNTKKQKITNIKKTTKKYKEIKYFNFSELYDSNNKDICTSSNYYINDTGNIMLYKKFSNIIKEI
- a CDS encoding DUF6270 domain-containing protein → MINLAFFGSCASIDTFRSIFNPNYKEYFNRELHGVRMSMISLTSKAVPFDKKYIDIPESITDYLSRKSYIYDDLNKTFFDKLNDNIDYLIIDMFFESFFGIIKYNDYIFTNNFWDYPHTTFFKNMKNKEVITVETNPEEYYKLWTKSCDQFFKKMKKDHPNITIILNKVKLTPWGLNSNKNIIFDEPFNKLNEIHNPMIKRFEDYIEKNYDVIVINQTQNMLWDEKHE